The Carassius carassius chromosome 28, fCarCar2.1, whole genome shotgun sequence region CCAATGTTACAGCATTgtaagtttaaaatatttaatttccaaaataataataataataataataataataataatttagtccAATTGACtatcttttgcattttttttcttttaccacAGTGAAGttcatgattttctttttcaccACCAGAGAGAGCTGGCACAATGCACAGCACCTATCATGCACATCAGACCGTTATAGAAAGGAAAAGGCCTTTACATTATCTTACCATTTGATCTTTTGTTTCATTTGGTTCCTGCTTTCTGACattttttcactttatttgataCTGCCAAAGCTAACAGCATTGCCTCAACATAAAAAAGCAccaggaaatgtttattttatatatttatttactttattttatctatttatttatttgaatatttaatgaaagtgaagaacaaaaaaaatatacattttaatgaatcacTTTCTGACCAAGTCAGTTTGATTGCCTTTGCTCTTATGAAGTGAAGCATTCTCCTGTCCAGTGCAGACTGTGAGCCAGGATCAATTAAGAAGGCTACACTGAGGTAATAAGATGTATGAATGTATCAGTCGCTTTTATTCTTTCAGTTTTTCTAGGAAAAAAGTACACGAAGccatataataaatgaaaatagatATGCCTACTAGTTATTTTAAAGGAAGGAATgctaaaacggcttgccataatATGCCACAACAAGTCATTCCTTCTGAATTCATGCAGATCTGTCCCCACTTGCCTTTGTGTGACACTGTTTGCGACCAATCAGAGCACCCTGGACGCATTCCATCGTAAACGTCAGCCAATAGCGTGAGAGCGGGGCGTGATTTCCCTCGCACGGCTCCGCGAGGCATGAAGTTTATTCGGAGTGCGAGCTGGTCAGGGAGAATGATGCACCTTTGCGTGGATGCGAATGGGCGATATTTCTGTTGCGCGCTTTAACTTTCTCCACTTTCTCATCTAGCCACGGATTGTGCCGAACGTGTTATAGTAATTCTGGCTCGCATCACAAATGGCTCGAAGTATTACAAAGCAGCGGCAACGTATAGCGTTTCATGTGCACTTGTTTCTCTTTATACTGACTTTGTTTCGCGATGCATCTGCACATGGATTTGAGAGTTTGGGATTAACGTACGGTTTAAGATCTGAACTTTCAGAGGATGCTATTCTTGTTGCCAATAATGGAATACGAGTTCCTTTCGGTAGATCTGTCTATATTGATCCAATCAATGACCTGGTTACCCAAGTTCAGCCCGGAGACAAGTGCATCATAACAGTTCTGGATAATGACCCGCTGTCACAGAGACCGGGACAGCTGTCCCCGAAAAAGTTTCCTTGTGAATTTGGTCCCAATGATGTAAAATACTCGCATTTCGGATCCAGGAGCCCTTCAAAAGACAGAGTAAGACTTCAGCTCAGATATGATACTCAGACTGATACGGTCATCATTCCCTTTATGATGGAAGTTGAGGTGATTTTCACTCAGCTTGAGATTCTCACCAAACACATGCCTGTAACTGTAGAGAAACTGCTTGGAATGAGTAATCCTATTGATAAGAAAATCCTGGAGTTTACGTATGATAGAAATGCTCATTTATGTAAAGTTACATATTTGGCCAGTGGCAGCTCATTACCCAGGTATGGAAAGCTGATTGATAATGGAAAATTGGGGAAACCTGTGGATTGTGATGAATTTGTCAGGATGGACATTCGCTATCAGCACACTTTTGCACATCGTTCTCCAAACCGAGATTATATTCCGATGTATTTAGAGTTACAAGACAAAGAAGCAAATGTACTGAAGCAAGAGTTTTTCCAAATTGTGGTGCTTATAAAAGAGGGTGAGGAAAACACAGCTCCTAAACCAAGTTTTGTGGCAATGATGATGATGGAAGTTGACCAGTTTGTAATGACTGCTATAACCCACGATATGCTTGCCGCTGAGGATGTGGAATCTAATCCTGATGATTTAATCTTCAACATCACTTCCCCGCTGTCCTTTGAGGAGGGCTACATTGTGAGCACAGATGACAGGAATTTGCCCATCACGTCGTTTTATCAAGCAGACCTGAAAGATCTTAAAATAGCCTATAAGCCTCCATCTGTGGATTCGGATGTGGAGAGAATTTTCCAAATTGAATTTGAAGTTGTAGACACTGAGGGGGCTATATCAGATCCCTTTGCATTTATGATAGTGGTTAAGCCTATGAACACTCTAGCACCGGTTGTGACCCATAACACTGGCCAACTGCTTTATGAGGGTCAGTCCAGGCCACTGTCCAGCTCACAAAACCTACAAATTAGTGACGAGGACAATTTAGACAATGTCCAAATCACAGTTATTAATGGACTTCGCCATGGAGAGCTCACAGTTCTAGAGTCCAGGCGAAAATTCTTCACCCCGGCAGATCTTGATGTAGGGAGCGTCATCTACCAGCATGATGGCAGCGATACATACAGCGATAATATAATTTTCAGAATGACAGATGGAAAAAATGAAGTTGAGTTTTTATTTCCCATTACAGTGGTGCCAACTGATGATGAGCCTCCCATAATCAATGCCAACACAGgcttagttttatttaaaaaccaAATGATGCCCATTTCTCCTTTAATGCTTAGTGCAGCAGACATAGACTCTGAGGATTCAACTATTAAGTTCATCATGGTCCCTTCCTACTCTACTATTGGAGAAGTCATACTTCGTCAATCAGATGCACCGGAGGATCCATCCACATGGAGGTTCAATTCCGTGGATGAGATGTATGAAAAAGTAGTGACAGAATGGTTCCAACAGGACATCACAGAAGGCAAGCTGTTTTACAGGCATATTGGACCACATAATACAAAGACCATCATGGACCAGTTTGTTTTCCATGTGCAAGATGACAACGACCCACCGAACCAATCAGGTGAGAACTCTTTCATCATCAAAGTTCTCCCCATTGATGATATCCCCCCAGAGCTCTATCCTGGGACCACTCTTCAAGTGACCGTTCATGAGTACCAACTCAcctatttccaaaaaaagttATTGCGCTACACAGACTTAGACTCAGAAGACAGAGACTTGAAATACACAATTACCCAGCCACCCACTGACACAGATGAGAACAGCCCTGGCATTCTAGGAAGCATAGTTTTAACTGAGAGTCCAAACTCAGAAGTCACCGAGTTCACTCAGGCACAGATAAATCATCACAAGATAGCCTACAGACCTCCTGATCTAGAGCTTGGAATAACCCCGCATGTGGTGCAGTTCCATTACAAAGTTGAGGACACGGCGGGAAACAGCGTCAATGGAGTTTTCACTATATTTTTACAGCCGGTTGACAACAAGCCTCCCCAGATCACCAACACAGGCTTTACCATTCAAGAACGAGGGGCACACGTCATCACACGCGCCGAGCTGGACACAACAGATGCCGACACGGACAGCTCACAGATTCTGTTTACAATCACCCAGCCTCCAAAGCATGGTCAGGTTAAGTACACATTCACTGATATGACTAAAGGGAATTCATTCAATTTGGATGATATATCTAATGGCAGAATATCTTACATTCATAATGGTGATGAGTCAACCAGCGATTTCTTCCAGCTGGATGTCAGTGACGGTGTCCACGTTGTCACAATCACGGTTAGGATCAATGTAAAGCCTATTGACGACGAAGCACCAACCATCAACCTTCCAGAGGGCACTATCGGTTCTTACATAGATGTTCTGGAGAACGGAGTGACTGAGATCACTACCAACGTCATTCAGGGTCGGGACGAGGACACTGATGACCTCAGGCTGACCTTTATCGTAGAAGATCCCCCAGTGTTTGGTGAAATATTAGTGAATGGTGTGCCCTCCAATAGGTTCACTCAAGCAGACATCATTAGTGGCTTGGTAGTATATGCCCATAATAGTGGAGAAATTGGTTTGACAACAAAACATGACTTCTTTAATCTTACACTTACCGATATGTCTGATGAATGGACAGTTGGGGGAAATAAAATCAAAGGGGTTCGTGTGCAGGTCACCATTTTGCCTTTGGACAGTCAGGCCCCTGAGGTCTTTGTGGGCCCCCAATTCATTGTCGTAGAAGGTGAGAAAAGTGTTATAGAAATTTTGCATATTAGTGCTAATGacattgacagccctaatgatGACCTACTTTGCACAATTATTGTGCAGCCCACCTCAGGCTACATAGAAAACATCTCCCCTGCACCAGGCTCTGAAAAATCCAGATCTGGGATTGCTATTAGTGCTTTCACGATTAAAAACATTCGGGAAAACCACATTTATTACGTGCAAAGTATTCATAAAGGTGTCGAGCCAGTTGAAGACAGGTTTACTTTCAGGTGTTCAGATGGGATAAACTTTTCAGAGAGACACTTTTTCCCAATCGTGATAATCCCATGCAATGATGAAAAGCCAGAGATCCATATGAGAGAGTTTGTTGTGATGGAAGGCATGAACATTGTGATTGACACTCCAATATTAAACGGGGCTGATGCTGATGTTCCAGCGGATGAGCTCACGTTTATCATTTCAAAACCTCCGAAACATGGATATATCCTCAATCAGTTAACCTCAGGCACCATTCCTGTCACAAACTTCACTCTTGATCAGATACGAGAGGCTTCAAGTATTGTCTACGAGCATGATGATTCAGAAACCACAGAGGATAGTTTTGATGTTTTACTTACTGATGGCAAATTCATAGTGGAGAAAACCGTCATGATTATGGTCATTTTGGTTGATGATGAAACACCAAGGATGGCGATTAATGATGGCCTTGAAATAGAAGTAGGAGAGGTGAAAATAATCAACAATAACGTTTTAAAAGCCACCGATCTGGATACAGAAGACAGCATTCTGACCTACATCATCCGTTATGGTCCAAATCAAGGGTTTTTACAAAAGCGAACACCATTTGGAACATTTGAAAACATAACCGTTGGAATGAACTTCACACAAAATGAGATCGACCAAGATATGATCATGTACATTCACAATGGACAAGAGGGAGTTCGTGACCTTATCAAATTTGATGTCACTGATGGCATTAACCCTTTGATTGACAGGTACTTCTATGTAACTGTGGGTGGGATAGACATGGTGTTCCCTGATGTGATCAGCAAAGGTGTTTCTCTGAAAGAAGGAGGAAGGGTCACTCTAACCACTGACCTGCTCAGCACTAGTGATCATAACAGCCCTGATGAACACTTGGTGTTCACTATCACACGTGCCCCTATACGAGGACACTTAGAGTGCACTGATGTTCCAGGGATGCCCATTAGTTTGTTCACTCAGCTTCAACTAGCTGGGAATAAAATCTACTACATCCATACTGCTGATGATGAGGTAAAGATGGACAGCTTTGAGTTTGAAGTGACCGATGGTTACAATCCTGTGTTCCGCACCTTCCGTGTGTCCATTACGGATGTGGACAACAAAAAGCCCGTGGTCACAATTCATGGACTTGTCGTTAATGAAGGTGAAAATAAGTTAATCACTCCTTTTGAGTTGACAGTGGAGGACCGTGATACAGTCGATCACCTTTTAAAGTTTACAATCACCCAGGTTCCTGTACATGGCAAGTTGCTGTTTAACAACACCCGTCCTGTCTCGTCCTTCACCAAGCAGGATCTGAATGAAAACATGATACGTTATAAGCACGATGGAACCGAGTCTGCCTCCGACAGCTTCTCGTTTACTGTTACAGATGGAACTCACACAGACTTTTATGTGTTCCCTGACACAGTTTATTCAACTCGCAAACCCCAGATGATGAAAATAAGAATTTATCCAGTGGACAATGGAGTTCCACAGGTTGTGACTAATAAGGGTGGTACAACAGTAAGGATTCTCCCTACTGGTCACCTTGGGTTCCTTATCACTAGTAAAATACTAAAGGCAGAGGACAGAGACAGCCTTCATGGAGCAGTGACTTTTAAAATTACTGTGGCCGCTGAGCATGGCTACCTCATTGACTTGGGGAAAGGCAATGCCACTATCACCACATTCACCCAAGGTAAGTTGTATTATGTCAGTTTAATAGAATATGctgtgttcattaaaaaaaatgttcaagtGAATTAGTGGTACTGGTAGATTAATACTTAGTGTATTGGCATAGTATGTGAAAAATATTGGGCTAACATAAATGTGAGAATActgtattaaagggatagctcatgcaaaaataaaaatactgtgatcatttattcacccccatgtcattccataAAGTACTTTCTTTAATGCACAAAAGGTGATCTTTTTTGAAGAATATCTTGATTGCtcatttccatacaataaaagtgtcTCAGTGCCTGcttgaaaagaaataaataaatcaataaaaatatgattaaagttGTTTGTCATCTGATCACCCAGCCTGACCTGAAGAAAAGTTCCCGAAACCCTTCTGAAACAGACTAGGAGAGTGACAAACAAGCTtcggttgttttatttttatttctttttagagaaaaagtAAGTCTGTTCATCACAGAAGCATATATAAAGTGCTTTTTTCATTTtggaacttttattattattatatggagAGGAGTATCCAGGATaggagggtgaataaattacagcagttttaatttttctttgaGCTGTTTTAAGATCCTAAATAATAAGTCTTATAATATTCTAAATAGTCTTATAAAGGAAGATTTTTGCCTTCAAAAAAGACCAGTATAGTACTCATGGGTAAAATAAGTCTTTTTCACCAATGTAGAGTACAAAGCAAACAGCTCTTATTGtcaaaaaattacagtaaaggcCCAAGCTCTCAAGCCTAGTATAGttgtaaaaaatgtgtaaatgtcaAAGCAAGCAGGGGACATGCTCAACTTGCCACTGTGCTTCCCCTTTCTAAACAAGCTCCTTTTTTAGGATTCTCTTTGAATATTTCAAGGGAATTTCAAGGGGGCTGGGCTACTGACAGTAAATAAAGTTGCTGCTCCCTTGTGGGCATTTGAAAATGATGGGCTTACATTTTTATGAGCTGGCCGCTTTGAAGAGAAATGTTTTGACATCAAATATTGAAGATAGGCTGGCACTGTGGTAACACCCTCTCAGAAAAACCCACGTACTTGAAATGCACTCCAAAGTCTGAGCACAAGAAAGGGTGGTGGAGAAATTAATAGATGGGTGCCAGTTGGAGACCTGCTGCTCTTTGTGGCTCCTTTCAGTCAGAAAGGAATCGATGTGTCACGGCTTCAGTGCTTCATATTTCTTTCAGTCTAAATTAAACACTGCCCAGTTGATAAATCTCTGACATAATGCGGTTTGGTGCCTGCAGCTCTCTGTGAAGGAGCAGATGGGCAAAATGCCCTTATTTGAAAGTGCCTTTCAATCTGGTTCATATAGaacctgtcccaaatggcaccctcctcctcctcagaGTTTGACATTTTGACACATGCGCTGTTGGTAATGGTTCCTGTGGAGTTCAAGTGGGCCATCTGGGTCAGGGCTACACTTTTAGGACAAAATAGCAAAAATTGTACATTTAGGGGAGTGTCTTTGTGCCTTCTCTACCCCATGGTGCGCATTACTACCTTAAGAGCAGTGCTGGGGAAAGTTACTTGAAGTAATGTGTTACAGTATTGGGTTACTccagaaaaaaaagttaccaaTTACATTAGTTATTTAGagtttatggaaagtaatgcattacgttactttttttgtcatttgggCTAGGCTtgcgtttttatttttaataacaaacaagGGCAACTGTAAATGTAAACCAAAAGTGTAATTAATAAGCATCAGGCTGAAGTAAGTGCCTCTGGTCTACTCTGCACAACATTCCCAATTTCTCTCATCATGGGACAGGAGAgatgaaaaagtaactcagatattttcttgtaaatttaaaagtaatgtgttTCTTCACTAGTTatgtgaaaaaagtaatctgattacataactggCACTACTTGTAATGTGTTGCCCCCAACACTGCTTAAGAGTAATTGGAGACCAGCAGCGACCCACAgtgaaatctatttatttatttatcgttTTAGTTTAGTGCAATGATAGCACAATTGCCAATTTCTGAATTTTTAATACCACACATatactatttttttctttaccaGTCCtaattgatcttaaaatatactgtatagctGCCTTCATACATCTGGATACTTCTGATAAACAAATCTCTCTGGAGTACTTGATTTTGGTTGGTCAGTTGTCATTCTgacaataaaaagtataataaaatggATCTTGATTTAGTATTTTGTGCATCCCaacttaatttagaatttaataTAGTTTCAAAAGTAACTAATCCTTTGAATATTTCCTTCTTCAGCTGACATCAATGACATGCATATATGCTATGTGCTTCGAGACGGAGACAATGCCACAAGCGACACATTCCACTTTTCCATCGAAGACAGTGGTAAGATATTTCAACCTTATTGTTTTGGCCTCAGGATGTTTAAAATAAGACTAGTTGGATTACAGATGTGTGCATTCCTATCTGCATCATCCTTCATTTCTTTGTGTGCCCACCCAGTGCTTGTGAAGGTGTTACTGTGCGAGAGCAATAACTAAAATCTGTGCACGTTAGTTTCTTCTGGGATGTCTTTTGATTGACACGTTGGCATATTGAACTGGAAAACTTGAATAGATCTTTGGTtgggttttaatcattttattgaaaaacatttttcaatctCAAACTTTCTTTGATGGGTTGAGTGAAACTGGCCAATTACAAATCTGCCAAGTGCACTTGCAGAAAGCATTATTAAAGACTTATTGCTTGACTGCCAAAAGAATTTTAGCTGATATGTTAGAAACAAGTGCTCCACTTTGAAGATGACTTGCGTGATGAAATCTTTTGTCTATATTTAGCCACCATAATATCATTCGAAAAGGGTGATTGATGACCACCATTGTCAGGCTAATTATGTAATGCTAAATAAGTTTTATGATAGTTTTGTTTGAAATTCTGATAGATtagatacatttttacaaagatCAACTCCATTCCCTTATTATTTGATTTTCTTGTAAATCTATCATCCTACTTGTCTCTCTTCCTTTCTTTTTGTACACAGCCCACTTCAAAACATTAAAGGCTTCCGATTTTTACGAATGCAAATGCCAATCTCTTGTTTTAGTGGGCATTCTGTATGCTTTACATTTCAGAGACCCTTCTGACAGCCTGTTCATTGTTCTCCCATGCCATGGCTATAAAGAAACACACTGTTTTGTGATTGCATGTTTCTCTTTTCCCAGGAATATGAAAAAAATGCTCTCACCTCCCACTCCCAATCTTCTGCAGCCACAGTGGAATCATCTGGTGAAAACCAGTGTCATTTCACACGGTTCTGTATGAAAAATGTACTGGAGATAGATCATTTTTAAAGAGGATGGGACAAGACTAAATCAAAGTGTTTTGCATGGTTTAGTTTGGCCAGTATGATCTGCAATGTGAGTTTAAACTCTTCCTGAGAAGGTTAATTTGTTAATCTTTTGCTTTCAATCATAAAAGCATTAGATGAAGACTGACTtgattttatggatttggcaTTCAAATGCTGTTGTTCTACGTGCATGCTAATTAGATTATTCATTCGCTAAGTCAATTGACTGGCACAAAGAGCCTGTGTCTAACAGAAGTTGGCACGAGGTGTGTGTGTCTTCTGAAGTTTGGCAATTATACAATGGGATTCTGCAGAATGTTGTTGCATACACTCCTTTCAGAAAGGGCTCAAGATGCCCTCATTGTGTCTTGTGGCACTTGTTTGTTTTCTAAATGaagttttctctttttcatttgaCTGCTTGTCAAATGATTAGGAATTTTGCGCTTCTTCAGTTATTAAgtctcaagactgcatttatttgaccaaaaatacagtaaaaacagtagtattgtaaAATTGTGCCGCTTAATGTTTTGTGTGAAACCTGGTAAAATTGAAAagagaacagcttttatttgaaatcagtttaatacatccttgtaattaaagtaattaattaagtaATTcatttcttagaaaaaaaaagagtactaACCCCCAACATTTTGAACAGTAGCGTACATACATAaatgtttgtattcatttatgtgtCTACTGTAAGTAGGTACTGTACGTTACCTTGATGTTTCTTTCTTCACATATTTCATGTCTTTTAGTAGAACTTTATTAGTGGCAAAATTGTAAGTTTGTTAGAAATTATGCCTCAATTGAGGGACGTGGGTTATAAAAAGGAGCTGGATTTCCAAACGCCAAGAACTTCTGTTTGTATTCAGTGTGCAGCTTCTTAGAATGGTTTGCACCTCCTTAAATAGACAGAATTTGTCCTCACCCTCATGAAACATCCATGAAATGGACTTGATAAGATCTAGAGGCCCCACTGGACCCTCATATGCCTCAAGTATGCCTTAAGATTTGCTCACTGGTGAGTGCTCATGTTCCTTACATGTTTAAAATTGTGCCCTCCAGGTGAACTGATGAGTAAAAGACACGTTAAGGGAAAGCTGGAAACCAGCCCAGGACTTTGCTTCGATGTGGTCACTTTTTCTCACCTAAAGTGGAAGTTGTTACCTTAATCGTATTGGACATTTTCATTAACCATTCATTAGTCTTAGCGCCTACCCAA contains the following coding sequences:
- the LOC132107843 gene encoding FRAS1-related extracellular matrix protein 2-like, producing the protein MARSITKQRQRIAFHVHLFLFILTLFRDASAHGFESLGLTYGLRSELSEDAILVANNGIRVPFGRSVYIDPINDLVTQVQPGDKCIITVLDNDPLSQRPGQLSPKKFPCEFGPNDVKYSHFGSRSPSKDRVRLQLRYDTQTDTVIIPFMMEVEVIFTQLEILTKHMPVTVEKLLGMSNPIDKKILEFTYDRNAHLCKVTYLASGSSLPRYGKLIDNGKLGKPVDCDEFVRMDIRYQHTFAHRSPNRDYIPMYLELQDKEANVLKQEFFQIVVLIKEGEENTAPKPSFVAMMMMEVDQFVMTAITHDMLAAEDVESNPDDLIFNITSPLSFEEGYIVSTDDRNLPITSFYQADLKDLKIAYKPPSVDSDVERIFQIEFEVVDTEGAISDPFAFMIVVKPMNTLAPVVTHNTGQLLYEGQSRPLSSSQNLQISDEDNLDNVQITVINGLRHGELTVLESRRKFFTPADLDVGSVIYQHDGSDTYSDNIIFRMTDGKNEVEFLFPITVVPTDDEPPIINANTGLVLFKNQMMPISPLMLSAADIDSEDSTIKFIMVPSYSTIGEVILRQSDAPEDPSTWRFNSVDEMYEKVVTEWFQQDITEGKLFYRHIGPHNTKTIMDQFVFHVQDDNDPPNQSGENSFIIKVLPIDDIPPELYPGTTLQVTVHEYQLTYFQKKLLRYTDLDSEDRDLKYTITQPPTDTDENSPGILGSIVLTESPNSEVTEFTQAQINHHKIAYRPPDLELGITPHVVQFHYKVEDTAGNSVNGVFTIFLQPVDNKPPQITNTGFTIQERGAHVITRAELDTTDADTDSSQILFTITQPPKHGQVKYTFTDMTKGNSFNLDDISNGRISYIHNGDESTSDFFQLDVSDGVHVVTITVRINVKPIDDEAPTINLPEGTIGSYIDVLENGVTEITTNVIQGRDEDTDDLRLTFIVEDPPVFGEILVNGVPSNRFTQADIISGLVVYAHNSGEIGLTTKHDFFNLTLTDMSDEWTVGGNKIKGVRVQVTILPLDSQAPEVFVGPQFIVVEGEKSVIEILHISANDIDSPNDDLLCTIIVQPTSGYIENISPAPGSEKSRSGIAISAFTIKNIRENHIYYVQSIHKGVEPVEDRFTFRCSDGINFSERHFFPIVIIPCNDEKPEIHMREFVVMEGMNIVIDTPILNGADADVPADELTFIISKPPKHGYILNQLTSGTIPVTNFTLDQIREASSIVYEHDDSETTEDSFDVLLTDGKFIVEKTVMIMVILVDDETPRMAINDGLEIEVGEVKIINNNVLKATDLDTEDSILTYIIRYGPNQGFLQKRTPFGTFENITVGMNFTQNEIDQDMIMYIHNGQEGVRDLIKFDVTDGINPLIDRYFYVTVGGIDMVFPDVISKGVSLKEGGRVTLTTDLLSTSDHNSPDEHLVFTITRAPIRGHLECTDVPGMPISLFTQLQLAGNKIYYIHTADDEVKMDSFEFEVTDGYNPVFRTFRVSITDVDNKKPVVTIHGLVVNEGENKLITPFELTVEDRDTVDHLLKFTITQVPVHGKLLFNNTRPVSSFTKQDLNENMIRYKHDGTESASDSFSFTVTDGTHTDFYVFPDTVYSTRKPQMMKIRIYPVDNGVPQVVTNKGGTTVRILPTGHLGFLITSKILKAEDRDSLHGAVTFKITVAAEHGYLIDLGKGNATITTFTQADINDMHICYVLRDGDNATSDTFHFSIEDSGGNKLKNQNFRLNWAWISLEKEYYQVDEESKFLEVVLRRRGYLGETSFVSIGTKDGTAEKDKDFRGKAQKQVQFNPGQTTATWKVRILSDSLYEQSETFQIVLSEPVMGALEFPEAATVEIVDPGDESTVFIPLSTYSIEEDIGELLIPVRRSGDVSQELMVICFTQQGTAKGTVPTTVLSYSDYISRPEEHRSVLRFDKGETEKHCRVVVIDDSLYEPDESFNVTLSMPMGGHLGQEFPTTRVTILPDMDDAPVFYFGETEYHVDESDGYVEVRVWRTGSDLSKTGTVTVRSRKTEPVSAEASVDYVGISKNLDFSPGVNMQTFKVTILDDLGQPVLEGPEKFELVLRMPMNGILGEPGKATIYINDSISDLPKVQFRDPTYTGKENDGQISAIVYRSGDLSYKSSVRCYSRQGSAQVMMDFNERPNTDISTIVFLPGEVEKPCVLILVDDTEHEEDEELRLVLGSPKSESPFGASIGAQNETLVKIKDDADKAIIRFGATKFSVIEPSESGQISVVRIPVQRTGDTSKVSVVRVHTKDGSASSGEDYHPISEDVEFKEGETEHIVVVEILYDGVREMREAFTVHLKPDENMVAEIQVTKAIIYIEETNSMADVTFPAVPVVVSLLQYDDTSSTRDSQPVAGYPVVCVTSCNPKYAGFDRTGSICVAEHINNTLTRYRWLVSAPTGPDGVTSPMKEVDFDTFFTSSKTITLDSVYFQAGSRVQCAARAVNSNGDEGLELTSPIVSISQEDGMCQPRHVGTVGAEPFSARLRYTGAEDPDHPNLIKLTVTMPHIDGMLPVVSTRPLSNFELTLSPDGTRVGNHRCSNLLDHTEVQTRYGFITDATRNPYAIGGTAAYQYNTALRGQSTLRFYRNLHLEACLWEFVSYYDMSELLNDCGGTIGTDGQVLNLVQSYVTLRVPLHVSYVFHSPVGAGGWQHFDLQSELRLTFVYDTAILWRDGIGSPPEAELQGKTACALYPTSMRINEQGRLVVNFRTEARFRGLFVTAHSASPMTSMVMCVDHPGLTFNLSLVRSEPTYNQPMQQWTFISDFAVRDYSGTYTVKLVPCMAPPGVEYSFRPVCHPREPITFDLDIRFQQVSDPVSAEFSLNTQMLLLSKKALWLSDGSMGFGQESDTAFSEGDVIYGRVMVDPVQNLGDSFICNIEKVFLCTGADGYIPKYNPDNFEYGCLADSPSLLYRFKIIDKAQPETQARTFGSISFNAFLAVDDPEALPLVRQPGSDGFRLDSTALFQVSAGREWYIHTIYTVRSRDNANRGIGKRSLDYHSVTHSHSISKRSANHAPDLAQDIGTENNRGTNILHIALERSAQKHPNLHEESQAEGIIPRELNQRDSSDDRLVLIIAILVGLLFTILLVILVVLVVRSRRDKIITESPKGSSSTEPMMTQGLDSNDSSEV